The Microcebus murinus isolate Inina chromosome 4, M.murinus_Inina_mat1.0, whole genome shotgun sequence genome has a segment encoding these proteins:
- the LOC105861292 gene encoding olfactory receptor 5D18 has protein sequence MLLSDRNRSEATFTLLGFSDYPELQVPLFLIFLAIYSVTVVGNLGMIVIIKINPKLHTPMYFFLSHLSFVDFCYSSIVAPKTLVNLVVIDRTISFLGCVVQFFFFCIFVVTESFLLAVMAYDRFVAICNPLLYTVAMSEKLCALLVVGSYVWGVACSLILTCSALKLSFRGFNTINHFFCEFSSLLSLSCSDTYINQLLLFVFATFNEVSTLLIILTSYVLIVVTILKMRSASGRRKAFSTCASHLTAITIFHGTILFLYCVPNSKNSRHTVKVASVFYTLVIPMLNPLIYSLRNKDVKDTVRKIMDTKVFSF, from the coding sequence ATGTTACTGTCAGACAGAAATAGAAGTGAGGCTACATTTACACTCTTGGGCTTCTCAGATTACCCGGAACTGCAAGTCCcacttttcctgatttttctggCCATCTACAGTGTCACTGTGGTGGGGAATCTTGGGATGATTGTAATAATCAAAATTAACCCCAAACTGCACACCCCTATGTACTTTTTCCTCAGCCACCTCTCCTTTGTGGATTTCTGCTACTCTTCCATCGTTGCTCCCAAGACCCTGGTAAACCTAGTCGTCATAGACAGAACCATTTCATTTTTAGGATGTGTAgtccaattctttttcttttgtatctttgtGGTAACTGAGTCCTTCTTATTGGCCGTGATGGCCTATGATCGCTTTGTGGCCATCTGCAATCCCCTGCTCTACACGGTTGCCATGTCCGAGAAACTCTGTGCCTTGCTGGTGGTGGGATCATACGTGTGGGGAGTAGCATGTTCCTTGATACTGACGTGCTCTGCTTTAAAGTTGTCTTTTCGTGGTTTCAACACAATCAATCACTTCTTCTGCGAGttctcctctctgctctccctgTCTTGCTCTGATACTTACATCAACCAGTTGCTGCTTTTCGTTTTTGCCACCTTTAATGAAGTGAGTACGCTGCTCATCATTCTCACGTCCTATGTGCTCATCGTTGTTACCATCCTCAAGATGCGATCGGCCAGCGGGCGCCGCAAAGCCTTTTCCACCTGCGCCTCCCACCTGACTGCCATCACCATCTTCCACGGCACCATCCTCTTCCTCTACTGTGTGCCCAACTCCAAAAACTCCAGGCACACGGTCAAAGTGGCGTCTGTGTTTTACACACTGGTGATCCCCATGTTGAATCCCCTGATCTACAGTCTGAGAAATAAGGATGTCAAGGATACAGTCAGAAAGATAATGGACACCAAAGTCTTTTCTTTCTGA